Proteins found in one Malassezia vespertilionis chromosome 5, complete sequence genomic segment:
- the RAD14 gene encoding DNA repair protein rad14 (EggNog:ENOG503NYT9; COG:L; BUSCO:EOG092641G3), with protein MDAENGAGDASEASAERVLANRERAKQNLRALASRHARSTVTTARVATPQSTSKATSEAPLPRDKALGDYIEFDLTRLRNSKGGFLLSEKEGENAEQALEDMRKEREREKQRLRDQMEPGITLDPTTRPLCEMCKSSDILYDPFQRVFNVFICRNCERAHPEKYSLLTKTEVKQDYLLTDAELADGELLPHLLKKNPLKSTYSSMMLFLRGQVEQFAFSDAKWGSAEGLDAEYHQRNQERAKKRSRKFNEGLVNLRKRTIRGNIWQQRRDNEHQHTWEPVPGSAFQQQCPTCGQQTVVEEL; from the coding sequence ATGGATGCGGAGAATGGGGCAGGGGATGCGAGCGAAGCTagcgccgagcgtgtgctTGCGAATCGtgagcgcgcaaagcagaaCTTGCGCGCACTGGCCTCGCGTCACGCACGTAGCACCGTCACGACCGCACGCGTTGCTACGCCACAGTCCACGTCCAAGGCGACGAGCGAGGCTCCCCTGCCACGGGACAAAGCGCTTGGAGACTATATTGAGTTTGACCTGACTCGCTTGCGCAACTCCAAAGGTGGGTTTCTGCTGAGTGAAAAAGAGGGCGAAAATGCTGAGCAAGCTCTTGAAGATATGCGCAAGGAACGCGAGCGAGAAAAGCAGCGACTGCGCGACCAGATGGAGCCCGGCATTACGCTTGACCCAACGACACGGCCTTTGTGCGAGATGTGCAAGTCATCAGATATCCTCTATGATCCATTCCAGCGTGTCTTTAACGTGTTTATATGTCGCAACTGCGAGCGTGCACACCCCGAAAAATACAGTCTTTTGACCAAGACCGAGGTCAAACAGGACTACCTCCTAACCGATGCCGAGCTCGCTGACGGCGAGCTACTTCCCCACTTGTTAAAAAAGAATCCCCTAAAATCCACGTACAGCAGCATGATGCTATTTCTCCGGGGCCAAGTAGAGCAGTTTGCATTCTCGGACGCGAAGTGGGGCTCTGCTGAAGGTCTCGACGCAGAATACCACCAACGAAATCAGGAGCGTGCAAAGAAGCGATCGCGAAAATTTAATGAAGGGCTTGTAAATCTTCGCAAACGCACAATCCGCGGAAATATCtggcagcagcgccgcgataACGAGCACCAACACACGTGGGAGCCAGTGCCTGGCTCCGCGTTCCAGCAGCAGTGTCCCACCTGCGGCCAACAAACGGTAGTGGAGGAATTGTAA
- the SET2 gene encoding [histone H3]-lysine(4) N-trimethyltransferase (BUSCO:EOG09261B14; COG:K; EggNog:ENOG503NU70), whose protein sequence is MPDGTQAGTASPPTASVSQDARTKSVVRAGPQLISDLPVAEKAAAQTYEELAECVYQTKNMGRTRGHDDLTCECTSKHGIEYACTDEGGCINRLTQIECTSDTCKSGVLCQNQRFQKKAYARVEIVDTGKKGFGLRAKEDIAADAFVYEYIGEVIHHDTFVRRMEQYKQERIMHFYFMMLQRDEYLDATKKGARSRFINHSCSPNCYVSKWHVGKHVRMGIFAKRAIQQDEELTFNYNVDRYGNDPQECYCGEPNCVGTLGGRIQTDLVTMDDLFIEALGIADEVAVWRASLPRNKKSAILDEDFQPVLHPMHEAECARVMTAVRQATSRRHILHKLLARIAMTDAVGVQKSCVKLHGFMVMAEVLDEWADDADIVGLSLQCLAKWPLLARDKVVDSGVEMQVYRFLEHAPGAHKEEMQTLAKSLVDAWSKLSSTVRIARREQDTKDQTESVGPIRSLAARWRTEAQIVPEETVPASLSSQLRESIVAYRTADENVVHKPVDSAPVQRPRSPKTTAPKESISEIIRRANEASEQKQRAALEEQAAAQAKADAEAKQEEEKAEQRRRRRSQQHAYPEKRARQPEVDMEALEHQLQKLVGALVVKQMSKAKDVLDRERFKRHAKELTRVLCDKEKRNPKAWPPRTKDGPVTSLATLSEEKRVKMKLFAHNYIKKLVQRKKDSPSASQDTPGEVSIALSLDDSMMENGDISVDYDP, encoded by the exons ATGCCGGACGGGACGCAGGCGGGCACAGCCTCGCCGCCTACAGCGTCTGTGTCACAGGATGCGCGAACAAAAAGTGTCGTTCGCGCGGGTCCCCAGCTTATATCTGACCTACCTGTAGCGGAAAAAGCCGCTGCGCAGACGTACGAAGAACTGGCCGAGTGTGTATACCAAACAAAAAACATGGGTCGGACGCGCGGCCATGACGACTTGACGTGCGAGTGCACTAGCAAGCATGGTATTGAGTATGCGTGCACAGATGAGGGCGGCTGTATTAACCGCCTCACCCAAATTGAGTGCACAAGCGATACGTGCAagagcggcgtgctgtgcCAAAATCAGCGATTCCAGAAAAAAGCGTACGCGCGGGTGGAAATTGTGGATACAGGCAAAAAAGGATTTGGACTGCGTGCCAAGGAGGATattgcggc CGATGCGTTTGTGTACGAGTACATTGGCGAGGTCATCCATCACGACACGTTTGTGCGTCGCATGGAGCAATACAAGCAGGAGCGCATTATGCACTTTTACTTTATGATGCTGCAGCGAGACGAGTACTTGGATGCGACgaaaaaaggcgcgcgttCGCGCTTTATCAACCACAGCTGCAGCCCAAACTGCTACGTGAGCAAATGGCATGTTGGCAAACATGTGCGCATGGGCATAtttgccaagcgcgccattCAGCAAGACGAAGAGCTTACCTTTAATTACAATGTGGATCGCTACGGCAACGACCCACAAGAGTGCTACTGCGGCGAGCCGAACTGTGTAGGTACACTGGGCGGTCGCATCCAAACAGACCTGGTTACGATGGACGATTTGTTTATTGAGGCTCTTGGCATTGCAGACGAAGTGGCAGTATGGCGGGCCTCGCTCCCACGGAACAAGAAGAGCGCCATCCTGGACGAGGATTTCCAGCCAGTGCTGCACCCAATGCACGAAGCAGAATGTGCGCGTGTAATGACTGCGGTACGACAAGCAACCTCGCGCAGGCACATTCTTCACAAGCTCCTTGCACGGATTGCCATGACCGACGCGGTAGGTGTGCAAAAGTCTTGTGTAAAACTGCATGGATTTATGGTCATGGCAGAAGTGCTGGACGAGTGGGCGGACGATGCAGACATTGTGGGACTCAGCCTCCAATGCCTTGCAAAGTGGCCGCTTTTagcgcgcgacaaggtAGTCGATTCTGGTGTGGAGATGCAGGTGTATCGGTTTTTGGAGCATGCCCCAGGGGCACACAAGGAGGAAATGCAGACTCTTGCGAAGAGCCTCGTCGATGCATGGAGTAAGCTTAGCTCGACGGTGCGGATCGCACGCCGGGAGCAAGATACCAAAGACCAGACAGAGAGTGTGGGCCCGATCCGATCGCTAGCTGCACGGTGGCGTACAGAAGCACAGATCGTGCCCGAGGAAACCGTCCCTGCCTCGCTCTCCTCGCAGCTGCGTGAGTCGATTGTCGCGTACCGCACAGCCGACGAAAATGTGGTGCACAAGCCAGTAGATTCCGCGCCGGTACAGCGTCCTCGCTCACCGAAAACAACTGCGCCCAAAGAGTCTATCTCGGAGATTATaaggcgcgcaaatgaGGCCAGTGAGCAAaaacagcgcgcggcgctggaagagcaagcagctgcacaagccaAAGCAGACGCCGAGGCAAAACAAGAGGAGGAAAAGGCAGAacagcgccggcggcgacgttcgcagcagcatgcgtATCCAGAAAAGCGTGCAAGACAACCGGAAGTCGATATggaagcgctcgagcaccaGCTGCAGAAATTAGTCGGCGCACTTGTCGTGAAGCAAATGTCGAAAGCCAAGGATGTGCTTGACCGCGAGCGCTTCAAGCGGCACGCCAAAGAGCTAACGCGCGTTCTTTGCGACAAGGAAAAACGCAATCCCAAAGCatggccgccgcgcaccaaAGACGGCCCTGTCACCTCACTAGCGACCCTCAGCGAGGAAAAACGGGTGAAGATGAAGCTATTTGCACACAACTACATCAAAAagcttgtccagcgcaagaaggattcgccgagcgcgagtcAAGACACACCTGGAGAGGTGTCCATCGCACTCTCTCTGGACGATTCCATGATGGAAAATGGCGATATCTCCGTAGACTACGATCCATAG
- a CDS encoding uncharacterized protein (EggNog:ENOG503NZ96; COG:U; COG:Y), whose amino-acid sequence MSEALDALVGPTAARGATYADVCRACAQLGEASAEAREAATATLLAFAQSDSLVDDAAYIRIAGICEDADVLLILAQHTTFLLAACVDDPSLAPLGLELAMAIADELDAGATSNAEIIPLGLSMDAHLWCHAIAQLHIIPQLLPAVLRVVYQAHVSNALHTLALAANASRALLGWHFAAVPALPEHATPAEVMEAVRHPSPHQATMPAAIADIYFAQELSVVLVAAAHSATKAADVPQDAWAAHAAVRHVHEAIQQLLLQEPPAQGEGAWLARQSALATALHAYVDHVTQRPARTLVVEDLETLRLLAQVYQSITSGDSGRALLREQPQALLLALARMTEASFYASFVLVPAADDESLAASADAAVNEVLALWRTLLGTFGAEDAVQDAVKEHLRDHVVLAYLQGRLHAATRSAQMDDVDEAETGDAELYAEQLSLYAALARSCLAEVVAAIYTSLDPVQAQLHGPSVPDATWEQLHWLALIAAAVLADPPENEQLQLPASVLQSPPAAQDTIVRIIHTLSLVLLPALLPHGPTDALPASPLALASLLAFCARWVPVYLFPSDATSSLVLATVFASTESEKILDTLLDCVQLAFSVWRFDQDVLLAAAALVESFARTPGAMRVLLARDAMQTLVKHTLSTLEQLPDATHAPILRACIRCVDCTRDGIVAAHDARAAYYPHILDAVHARIHAAMHAPRAASLSPAVHSALGLVRALAQSADPYVSRTVHEHLVATLPSVVALAQTHTEVMLASMQAMHAVLEAQAEMDAPELHAQVAQCVYALVQVVRPELGDEELAAALFQLLHALAEMVDTTQPVDHGAEYAEPATVCVDVLGQAAPQLTLELLAVPLVREAVVDAVTTLLLKTSAALVKASGTCLSTLSVLALLDAHNLRAAPLGERGSSALHVALCAVVFFFSTADTLIETKLAAVPPAFSMLAAHIPYLEDVVPPAEAQTMLDTMACSLLHILLLRPLHAPSLVPILLVLRTLTLARVQAAWLGGEASFMQSIAHYCANAVPRADTQRSQLFAHAAQHLFQCILASHIAPQSNAPPALAARLMVNEEQRAAIRLCRDLRPFLLQTHGVLCMR is encoded by the exons ATGTCAgaagcgctcgacgcgttGGTGGGACCaaccgcagcgcgcggcgcgacatATGCGGACGTCTGtcgtgcatgtgcgcaGCTTGGTGAGGCAAGTGCAGAGGCGCGTGAAGCTGCGACGGCTACACTGCTCGCGTTTGCGCAGTCGGATTCGCTCGTGGACGATGCAGCATACATA CGTATTGCAGGTATCTGCGAAGATGCGGATGTTTTGCTcatccttgcgcagcacaccACGTTCTTGCTAGCGGCCTGCGTCGACGATCcgtcgctggcgccgcttggTCTTGAGCTTGCAATGGCAATTGCAGACGAGCTGGATGCTGGAGCGACGTCTAATGCAGAGATAATCCCGCTGGGATTGTCCATGGATGCACACCTTTGGTGTCACGCCATTGCACAACTGCACATTATTCCGCAGCTTTTACCCGCTGTATTGCGCGTCGTGTACCAGGCACACGTCTCCAATGCACTACACACGCTTGCACTTGCCGCAAACGCATCGAGGGCACTGCTAGGATGGCACTTTGCTGCCGTGCCAGCCTTGCCAGAGCATGCGACGCCAGCCGAGGTCATGGAAGCGGTCCGGCACCCTTCGCCGCACCAAGCGACGATGCCAGCTGCCATTGCGGATATCTACTTTGCACAGGAGCTGTCAGTAGTACTCgttgctgcagcgcacagcgcaacGAAAGCTGCCGACGTGCCGCAAGATGCATGggccgcacacgccgcagTAAGGCATGTTCACGAAGCAATTCAGCAGCTCCTTCTCCAGGAACCACCCGCACAAGGAGAAGGTGCGTGgcttgcgcggcaaagcgccTTGGCAACGGCACTGCACGCCTACGTCGACCATGTCACCCAGCGCCCTGCACGGACCCTGGTGGTGGAGGATCTTGAGACGCTCCGATTGCTTGCACAGGTGTACCAAAGCATCACGAGCGGAGATAGTGGACGTGcattgctgcgcgagcagccacaggcgctgcttttggcgcttgcacgcatgACCGAAGCAAGCTTTTACGCCTCGTTTGTCTTGGTGCCTGCGGCGGACGATGAGTCGCTTGCAGCCTccgccgacgctgccgtCAACGAAGTGCTTGCTCTTTGGCGCACACTGCTCGGCACGTTTGGCGCCGAAGACGCCGTGCAAGACGCCGTCAAGGAACATTTGCGCGATCATGTCGTGCTTGCCTACCTGCAAGGCCGCCTACATGCCGCCACACGCAGTGCACAGATGGACGAtgtggacgaggcggagACGGGCGATGCTGAGTTGTATGCCGAGCAGCTGAGCCTTTACGCGGCACTTGCACGCAGCTGTTTAGCCGAAGTGGTCGCGGCCATTTACACATCCCTCGACCCAGTccaggcgcagctgcatggGCCTAGCGTGCCGGACGCGACATGGGAGCAGCTTCATTGGCTTGCACTTATTGCCGCtgccgtgcttgcagaTCCACCAGAAAATGAGCAGTTGCAACTGCCAGCGTCGGTCCTACAATCGCCACCTGCAGCACAAGACACGATCGTGCGCATCATACATACCCTGTCTCTGGTGCTGCTccctgcgctgctgccgcatGGACCCACCGATGCGCTTCCCGCAAGTCCGCTCGCCTTGGCTTCTTTGCTcgcattttgcgcgcggtgGGTCCCCGTATACCTTTTCCCGAGCGACGCTACGTCCTCATTGGTTCTCGCCACGGTGTTTGCCTCCACAGAAAGCGAGAAGATTTTGGATACCTTGCTGGACTGCGTACAACTCGCATTTTCTGTATGGCGCTTTGACCAGGATGTtttgctcgccgccgcagcgcttgtCGAGAGCTTTGCGCGAACACccggcgcgatgcgtgtattgcttgcgcgcgatgcaatgCAAACCCTTGTCAAGCATACGCTGTCCAcactcgagcagctcccggatgcgacgcacgctccgattttgcgcgcttgcataCGATGCGTGGACTGCACGCGCGATGGAATTGTTGCAGCacacgatgcgcgcgcggcatacTATCCACACATACTTGacgccgtgcatgcgcgcatacatgcggcaatgcatgcgccgcgcgcggcaagtcTTTCGCCCGCGGTGCATTCTGCGCTTGGGTTGGTccgtgcgctggcgcaaAGTGCGGATCCGTACGTGAGCCGAACGGTGCACGAGCATCTCGTAGCTACATTGCCCAGTGTAGTGGCCTTGGCGCAGACGCATACGGAGGTCATGCTTGCATCTATgcaagcaatgcacgcTGTGCTGGAGGCACAGGCCGAGATGGATGCACCGGAATTGCACGCGCAggtcgcgcagtgcgtctATGCGCTTGTCCAGGTCGTGCGTCCTGAGCTTGGGGACGAAGagcttgctgctgcactttttcagctgctgcatgcacTTGCTGAGATGGTCGATACTACACAGCCTGTTGATCATGGTGCCGAGTACGCAGAACCAGCTACGGTGTGCGTTGATGTGCTaggccaagcagcgccgcaattGACGTtggagctgcttgccgtcCCGCTCGTGCGTGAAGCAGTTGTGGATGCAGTTACGACACTCTTGCTCAAGACGAGTGCCGCGCTGGTCAAGGCGTCAGGCACATGCCTGTCAACACTTTCtgtgctcgcgctccttgacGCACACAATttacgcgccgcgccactTGGAGAACGCGGATCGAGTGCGCTTCAtgtcgcgctttgcgccgttGTATTTTTTTTCAGCACTGCAGATACGTTGATCGAAACAAAACTCGCTGCAGTGCCCCCGGCGTTTTccatgcttgccgcgcatATACCTTATCTCGAAGATGTCGTGCCACCGGCTGAAGCACAAACAATGCTGGACACAATGGCATGCTCACTCCTCCATATATTGTTGTTGCGGCCGCTACACGCACCGTCTCTTGTGCCCATAttgcttgtgctgcgcaccttgacgctggcgcgcgtgcaagctgCATGGCTCGGTGGCGAGGCTTCTTTTATGCAGAGCATTGCGCACTACTGCGCAAAtgcggtgccgcgcgcagatacccagcgcagccagctttttgcgcacgcggcgcagcacctGTTTCAGTGCATACTTGCATCCCACATTGCTCCACAGTCCAACGCGCCTCCTGCGCTAGCAGCGAGGCTCATGGTAAACGAggagcagcgtgcggcgatACGCTTGTGCCGTGATTTGCGGCCTTTTCTTTTGCAGACGCACGGTGTGCTTTGCATGCGATGA
- the SOD2 gene encoding superoxide dismutase (COG:P; EggNog:ENOG503NZG9), whose amino-acid sequence MFAFATRRAATSLKPAVHMSVRTKYTLPPLDYDYGALEPAISGEIMEVHYNKHHQTYVNNLNAAEEALDKVRQSNNMENLKSEVGLLKAINFNGGGNLNHTLFWKNLAPPNKGGGQLEGGVLRAAIERDFGGVDQFKNKFNATLAGIQGSGWGWLVLDPTSKQLQIVATANQDPVVNQVPLIGIDAWEHAFYLQYKNDKASYFKNIWNVINFEEAEKRLKAAK is encoded by the coding sequence ATGTTTGCATTCGCAACCCGTCGTGCTGCTACATCCCTCAAGCCTGCTGTGCACATGAGTGTGCGCACGAAGTACACGCTTCCCCCGCTTGACTACGACTATGGTGCGCTAGAGCCTGCAATTAGCGGTGAGATTATGGAAGTCCACTACAACAAGCACCATCAGACGTATGTGAACAACCTCAACGCCGCCGAGGAGGCGCTTGACAAGGTGCGCCAGTCCAACAACATGGAGAATCTCAAGTCTGAGGTGGGTCTCTTGAAGGCCATCAACTTTAACGGTGGTGGCAACCTGAACCATACTCTATTTTGGAAGAACCTTGCTCCCCCCAACAAGGGCGGTGGCCAACTTGAAGGCGGTGTGCTCAGGGCCGCCATTGAGCGCGATTTTGGCGGTGTCGATCAATTCAAGAACAAATTTAACGCCACACTTGCCGGTATCCAAGGCTCTGGCTGGGGCTGGCTTGTCCTCGACCCCACcagcaagcagctgcaaaTTGTAGCGACGGCCAACCAGGACCCGGTTGTGAACCAGGTGCCCCTCATTGGTATTGATGCCTGGGAGCATGCATTTTACTTGCAATACAAGAACGACAAGGCAAGCTACTTTAAAAACATTTGGAACGTGATCAACTTTGAGGAGGCAGAGAAGCGCCTTAAAGCCGCAAAGTAA
- a CDS encoding uncharacterized protein (EggNog:ENOG503P6PG), whose protein sequence is MARGQEADAHGASQVTTPLALDSAQDVAEAHARLGVDDDSAVKLDALGPVIVNTDGTLARVPNWHAMHQDEKDRTSRIIAARNKRRLEQLRGETPADHRTTDHTQHRSGGNMFVETPVMRLQWYRELVQEQASFAPQPQYAPAPLRDSDTQHGLLAMPSHMAFQATHYPTASSPPRAISRSMPHDAGHLDTSLSPLDKYKKPVLVRPAPVDAEHHVRPHISRDVESAKAGHRLRFDKDNRLVRYVAPHLTHSYAEHAAPHRMA, encoded by the exons ATGGCTCGAGGGCAGGAAGCGGATGCACACGGCGCAAGCCAAGTGAcgacgccgctggcgctggaCAGCGCACAGGACGtggccgaggcgcacgcgcgtctCGGCGTAGACGACGATAGCGCGGTGAaactcgacgcgctgggACCGGTCATC GTAAATACGGACGGC AcactcgcgcgcgtgccgaaTTGGCATGCAATGCATCAAGACGAAAAGGACCGCACATCGCGCATTATCGCCGCACGGAACAAGAGACGcctggagcagctgcgtggCGAGACGCCTGCGGATCATAGAAC CACGGACCACACACAGCACCGCAGTGGTGGCAACATGTTTGTCGAAACGCCGGTGATGCG TTTGCAATGGTACCGCGAATTGGTGCAGGAGCAGgcgtcgtttgcgccgcagccacAGTATGCTCCAGCGCCACTTCGAGACAGCGATACACAACACGGGCTTTTAGCAATGCCTTCGCATATGGCTTTCCAGGCAACGCACTACCCTACTGCATCGtcaccgccgcgcgcgatttcACGCTCGATGCCTCACGATGCGGGGCATCTCGATACGTCGCTGTCGCCTTTGGACAAGTACAAAAAGCCTGTACTTGTCCGCCCAGCGCCAGTCGATGCAGAGCACCATGTGAGGCCGCACATTTCGAGGGACGTGGAGTCTGCAAAAGCTGGACACCGGCTCCGCTTTGACAAGGACAACCGCCTTGTGAGGTacgttgcgccgcatctcACACACAGCTACGCTgagcatgccgcgccgcaccgcatGGCTTGA